In Pseudomonas oryzicola, one DNA window encodes the following:
- a CDS encoding fimbria/pilus outer membrane usher protein, translating to MRQPLPFNLRCRSTAGVLLGLLASPANAIEFDAGLLRQGTSADLRRYEQDTIVPEGRYSLDVMLNQQWLGRHHVLLRAQGPSGQAIPCYSETLLQKLGVDLRRLGRESTDLLAQDEACAGLSSIVAESRETLDFANLRLDLSIPQQALQRLPGGYLPAENWDSGITAGFFDYRLNLYEQHDLEQGNATRQAYLGVRSGFNSGRWYWRHEGSWQASSGIASRYQATATSVQRDIPGWAAQLTIGDSYSRSEVFEGSAMRGILLGSDQRMLPEQQRGFAPVVKGVANSVALVSIRQRGVLIHESTVAPGPFEIDNLHASDLHDDLEVTLREADGSVRTFIQPYAAAPLALRPGARRFELASGVWRQAYGRSGPGFVQGSWQQGLDNHLSVHGGIWLAEDYLASAMGVAMNTGLGALGLTGFHASAEPARNRQVRGQAWRLGWRQRLSTTGTDLSATLIRSEGPGYYSFNDYARAVGGARIDPLRWQAGLGVDQPVGDRGARFTLRASLRQHWAGRGRTESYSVGYNNHIGTLSYGINLSREQAVTGHAVDALMFTASMPLGGRRRSSVSTVLNSDSRGQGSASVRWRGVTGEYGQWGHGLALVRQDGERADSGFDANLQHRGASGDLQGSLSSRRGYRQATLGAQGAVVAHAGGVINAPPLGESFAIVHAPGADAARLRQHPQVSLDRRGFAVMPSLLPYHVNTIELDPKGMSRDTELQLTAQSVVPRAGAASLLHYPTRSGRHFTLRARFADGSALPFGALVFAGQAGEQALELGMVGQGSRLHVRTDRDAGTLLVKWGDAPDEQCSLVYQLADSQLQRVHTCRRGEA from the coding sequence ATGCGTCAGCCATTGCCATTCAACCTTCGTTGCCGTTCAACCGCGGGTGTGTTGCTGGGCTTGCTCGCATCCCCGGCAAACGCCATCGAGTTCGATGCCGGCCTGCTCCGCCAGGGAACCTCAGCCGACCTGCGCCGCTACGAACAAGACACGATAGTGCCCGAGGGCAGGTACTCTCTCGACGTGATGCTGAATCAGCAGTGGCTGGGGCGCCATCATGTGCTTTTGCGGGCGCAGGGGCCAAGTGGTCAGGCGATACCTTGCTACAGCGAAACCTTGCTGCAGAAGCTGGGCGTGGACCTGCGCCGCCTTGGCCGTGAGAGCACCGACCTGCTCGCCCAGGATGAAGCCTGCGCAGGGCTGAGCAGCATCGTTGCGGAGTCCCGTGAAACGCTGGATTTCGCCAACTTGAGGCTGGACCTGAGCATCCCGCAGCAAGCCTTGCAGCGCTTGCCCGGCGGATACCTGCCGGCGGAAAACTGGGACAGCGGCATCACTGCCGGCTTTTTCGACTACCGCCTGAACCTGTATGAGCAGCATGACCTTGAACAGGGCAATGCCACGCGCCAGGCCTATCTGGGGGTACGTTCCGGGTTCAACAGCGGCCGCTGGTACTGGCGCCACGAAGGCAGCTGGCAGGCTTCCTCAGGTATCGCTTCGCGTTATCAAGCCACTGCAACATCGGTGCAGCGGGATATTCCCGGCTGGGCTGCGCAATTGACCATCGGCGATAGCTATAGCCGGTCGGAAGTGTTCGAGGGCAGCGCCATGCGCGGCATACTGCTGGGCAGCGACCAGCGCATGCTGCCGGAGCAGCAACGCGGCTTTGCCCCAGTGGTGAAAGGCGTCGCCAACAGCGTCGCATTGGTGAGCATTCGCCAGCGTGGTGTGCTGATCCATGAATCCACCGTCGCGCCGGGCCCGTTCGAGATCGATAACCTGCACGCCAGCGACCTGCATGATGACCTGGAGGTGACGCTGCGCGAGGCGGATGGCAGTGTACGCACCTTCATTCAGCCCTATGCTGCCGCGCCACTGGCTCTGCGCCCCGGTGCAAGGCGTTTCGAACTGGCCAGTGGCGTCTGGCGTCAAGCATACGGGCGCTCGGGCCCGGGCTTCGTGCAAGGCAGTTGGCAGCAAGGCCTGGACAACCACCTGAGCGTGCACGGCGGTATCTGGTTGGCTGAGGATTACCTGGCCAGTGCCATGGGTGTCGCCATGAACACCGGGCTGGGCGCCCTGGGCCTGACGGGGTTTCACGCCAGTGCCGAGCCTGCCCGGAATCGGCAGGTTCGTGGCCAGGCCTGGCGGTTGGGCTGGCGTCAGCGCTTGAGTACTACCGGCACCGACTTGAGCGCGACGTTGATCCGTAGCGAGGGACCAGGCTATTACAGCTTCAACGACTATGCCCGTGCCGTGGGTGGTGCGCGGATCGACCCGCTGCGTTGGCAGGCCGGCCTGGGTGTGGATCAACCGGTGGGAGATCGGGGCGCTCGCTTCACTTTACGGGCCAGCCTGCGACAGCATTGGGCCGGCAGGGGGCGTACCGAAAGCTACAGCGTCGGCTACAACAACCACATCGGGACGCTCAGCTATGGCATCAACCTGAGCCGCGAGCAGGCTGTGACAGGCCATGCTGTCGATGCCCTCATGTTCACTGCCAGCATGCCGCTTGGCGGGCGACGTCGCTCGTCGGTCAGTACGGTCCTGAACAGCGATTCGCGCGGTCAGGGCAGCGCCAGCGTTCGTTGGCGAGGCGTGACCGGTGAGTACGGCCAATGGGGCCATGGGCTGGCGCTGGTGCGCCAGGACGGCGAGCGGGCCGACAGTGGTTTTGACGCCAACCTGCAGCACCGCGGGGCGAGTGGTGATCTGCAGGGGTCGTTGTCGAGCCGGCGTGGCTATCGCCAGGCGACGCTGGGGGCGCAAGGTGCTGTGGTCGCCCATGCCGGTGGCGTGATCAATGCGCCGCCGTTGGGCGAGAGCTTCGCCATCGTGCATGCGCCCGGTGCCGATGCTGCGCGCTTGCGGCAGCACCCGCAGGTCAGTCTCGACCGGCGCGGTTTCGCGGTCATGCCATCGCTGTTGCCTTACCACGTCAACACGATCGAACTTGACCCCAAAGGTATGTCCCGCGATACCGAATTGCAGCTGACCGCCCAATCGGTGGTGCCGCGGGCTGGTGCTGCCTCGTTGTTGCACTACCCGACGCGCAGCGGTCGCCACTTCACCCTGCGGGCTCGTTTCGCGGATGGCAGCGCACTGCCTTTCGGCGCGCTGGTCTTTGCCGGGCAGGCCGGTGAGCAGGCCCTTGAGTTGGGCATGGTCGGGCAGGGGAGCCGGCTGCATGTGCGCACCGACAGGGATGCCGGCACGCTGCTGGTCAAGTGGGGCGACGCGCCTGATGAGCAATGTTCACTGGTTTACCAGCTGGCCGACAGCCAGCTGCAGCGGGTGCACACCTGCAGGCGCGGGGAGGCTTAG
- the ahpC gene encoding alkyl hydroperoxide reductase subunit C, whose product MPIINSQVKPFNATAYHKGEFVQVSEADLKGKWSVVFFYPADFTFVCPTELGDLADNYAEFQKLGVEIYGVSTDTHFTHKAWHDTSETIGKIQYPLIGDPTHVISRNFDVLIEEAGLADRGTFVINPEGQIKIVELNDGGVGRDAAELLRKVKAAQYVAAHPGEVCPAKWKEGEATLAPSLDLVGKI is encoded by the coding sequence ATGCCTATCATCAACAGCCAGGTCAAACCGTTCAACGCCACCGCCTACCACAAGGGCGAGTTCGTCCAGGTCAGCGAAGCCGACCTGAAAGGCAAGTGGTCTGTCGTGTTCTTCTACCCGGCCGACTTCACCTTCGTCTGCCCGACCGAACTGGGTGACCTTGCTGACAACTACGCCGAGTTCCAGAAACTGGGCGTGGAGATCTACGGTGTGTCCACCGACACCCACTTCACCCACAAAGCCTGGCACGACACTTCGGAAACCATCGGCAAGATCCAGTACCCGCTGATCGGTGACCCGACCCACGTCATCTCGCGCAACTTCGACGTGCTGATCGAAGAAGCCGGCCTGGCCGATCGCGGTACCTTCGTGATCAACCCGGAAGGCCAGATCAAGATCGTCGAACTGAACGACGGTGGTGTAGGCCGCGATGCTGCCGAACTGCTGCGCAAGGTGAAGGCTGCCCAGTACGTCGCCGCCCACCCGGGCGAAGTGTGCCCGGCCAAGTGGAAAGAAGGCGAAGCCACCCTGGCGCCGTCGCTGGACCTGGTCGGCAAGATCTAA
- the ahpF gene encoding alkyl hydroperoxide reductase subunit F produces MLDATLKSQLKTYLERVTQPIEIVASLDDGAKSRELHDLLVEIAGLSNLITLRVDGDDARRPSFSLNRPNGEISLRFAGIPMGHEFTSLVLALLQVGGHPSKASAEVIEQIQALQGQFTFETYFSLSCQNCPDVVQALNLMAVLNPNVRHVAIDGALFQAEVESRKIMAVPSIYLNGEVFGQGRMGLEEILARIDTSAGARQAEKINAKDAFDVLVVGGGPAGASAAIYAARKGIRTGIAAERFGGQVLDTLAIENFISVQETEGPRLATALEEHVKQYDVDIMNLQRGEALIPATDGGLHEVRLAGGASLKAKTVILATGARWREMNVPGEQEYRARGVAYCPHCDGPLFKGKRVAVIGGGNSGVEAAIDLAGIVAQVTLIEFDSQLRADAVLQRKLHSLPNVKVITSALTTEVLGNGEKVTGLRYKDRTTEQQHEVALEGIFVQIGLLPNTDWLKGSVELSPRGEIIVDAKGQTSIPGVFAAGDVTTVPYKQIVIAVGEGAKASLAAFDHLIRTSAPA; encoded by the coding sequence ATGTTGGACGCCACGCTTAAATCGCAACTGAAAACCTACCTGGAGCGGGTCACCCAGCCGATCGAGATCGTTGCTTCCCTCGACGACGGCGCGAAGTCCCGCGAATTGCACGACCTGCTGGTGGAAATCGCCGGCCTGTCGAACCTGATTACCCTGCGCGTGGATGGTGATGACGCCCGTCGTCCGTCATTCTCGCTCAACCGCCCGAATGGCGAGATCAGCCTGCGCTTTGCCGGCATCCCCATGGGCCACGAATTCACCTCGCTGGTGCTGGCCCTGCTGCAAGTCGGCGGCCACCCGTCCAAGGCCAGTGCCGAAGTGATCGAGCAGATCCAGGCGTTGCAAGGCCAGTTCACCTTCGAAACCTACTTCTCGCTGTCGTGCCAGAACTGCCCGGACGTGGTCCAGGCGCTGAACCTGATGGCCGTGCTCAACCCCAACGTGCGCCACGTGGCGATCGACGGTGCGCTGTTCCAGGCCGAAGTGGAATCGCGCAAGATCATGGCGGTGCCGAGCATCTACCTGAACGGCGAAGTGTTTGGCCAGGGCCGCATGGGCCTGGAAGAAATCCTCGCCAGGATCGACACCAGCGCAGGCGCTCGCCAGGCCGAGAAGATCAACGCCAAGGATGCCTTCGACGTGCTGGTGGTCGGTGGTGGCCCCGCTGGCGCCTCGGCAGCCATCTATGCCGCGCGCAAGGGCATCCGCACCGGTATCGCGGCCGAGCGGTTCGGCGGCCAGGTACTCGATACCCTGGCCATCGAGAACTTCATCTCGGTGCAGGAGACCGAAGGGCCGAGACTGGCCACGGCCCTGGAAGAACACGTCAAGCAATACGACGTCGACATCATGAACCTGCAGCGCGGTGAAGCGTTGATCCCGGCCACCGATGGCGGCCTGCATGAAGTACGCCTGGCCGGCGGCGCCTCGCTCAAGGCCAAGACCGTGATCCTGGCCACCGGAGCGCGCTGGCGCGAAATGAACGTGCCGGGCGAGCAGGAATACCGCGCCCGTGGCGTGGCCTACTGCCCGCATTGCGATGGCCCGCTGTTCAAGGGCAAGCGCGTGGCGGTGATCGGGGGTGGCAACTCGGGTGTGGAAGCGGCCATCGACCTGGCCGGCATCGTCGCCCAGGTGACCTTGATCGAATTCGACAGCCAGTTGCGCGCCGATGCGGTATTGCAACGCAAGCTGCACAGCCTGCCGAACGTCAAGGTGATCACCAGCGCGCTGACCACCGAAGTGTTGGGCAATGGCGAGAAAGTGACCGGCCTGCGCTACAAGGACCGCACCACGGAGCAGCAGCACGAGGTAGCGCTGGAGGGTATCTTCGTGCAGATCGGCCTGCTGCCGAACACCGACTGGCTGAAGGGCAGCGTGGAGCTGTCGCCGCGTGGCGAGATCATCGTCGATGCCAAGGGCCAGACCAGCATCCCGGGTGTGTTCGCTGCCGGTGATGTGACCACGGTGCCGTACAAGCAGATCGTGATTGCCGTGGGCGAGGGCGCCAAGGCTTCGCTGGCAGCCTTCGATCACCTGATCCGCACTTCGGCGCCGGCATAA
- a CDS encoding YceH family protein — protein MSEHQTAGEGRFNSIEIRILGSLIEKQATSPESYPLTLNALVLACNQKTSREPVMNLSQGQVGQALRALEGQDMARLQMGSRADRWEHRLDKALELVPAQLVLMGLMFLRGPQTLNELLTRSNRLHDFDDIEQVQHQLERLIARGLALHLPRQAGQREDRYTHALGDPAEIEAILAARQQEGASRSSAGSVSEERVEALEARIAALEARLAALEG, from the coding sequence ATGTCAGAACACCAAACCGCAGGCGAAGGCCGTTTCAACAGCATCGAGATCCGCATCCTCGGCTCGCTGATCGAAAAGCAGGCCACCAGCCCGGAAAGCTACCCGCTGACCCTCAATGCCCTGGTGCTGGCCTGCAACCAGAAAACCAGCCGCGAGCCAGTGATGAACCTGAGCCAAGGCCAGGTCGGCCAGGCCCTGCGCGCCCTCGAAGGGCAAGACATGGCCCGGCTGCAAATGGGCAGCCGCGCTGATCGCTGGGAGCATCGGCTGGACAAGGCGCTGGAACTGGTGCCAGCACAACTGGTGCTGATGGGCCTGATGTTCCTGCGCGGGCCGCAAACCCTCAACGAACTGCTGACCCGCAGCAACCGCCTGCATGATTTCGATGACATCGAACAGGTCCAGCATCAGCTTGAGCGCCTGATCGCGCGCGGCCTGGCCTTGCACCTGCCACGCCAGGCCGGCCAGCGTGAAGACCGCTATACCCACGCCTTGGGCGACCCGGCAGAAATCGAGGCGATCCTGGCTGCTCGGCAGCAGGAAGGCGCCTCACGCAGCAGTGCCGGGAGTGTGTCGGAAGAACGTGTCGAAGCCCTCGAAGCCCGCATTGCCGCGCTGGAGGCCCGCCTGGCCGCGCTGGAAGGCTGA
- the sstT gene encoding serine/threonine transporter SstT: MTPVLRFINRTSLVTQIVIGLIAGIALALLAPAIARDMAFLGKVFVSALKAVAPVLVFILVMASIANHRHGQETHIRPILWLYLLGTFGAAVVAVVASMLFPSTLALSASEATLSAPGGIGEVLQNLLLSAVDNPINALLNANFIGVLTWAIGLGVALRHAGETTRNVVEDLSTGVTLIVRVVIRFAPLGIFGLVSATLAQSGLDALLGYLHLLAVLIGCMLFVALVMNPLIVFWKIRRNPFPLTLLCLRESGITAFFTRSSAANIPVNLALSERLGLHEDTYSVSIPLGATINMAGAAITITVLTLAAVHTLGIVVDMPTAVLLSVVAAICACGASGVAGGSLLLIPLAASLFGIPSEIAMQVVAVGFIIGVLQDSAETALNSSTDVLFTAAACQAEERRNA, translated from the coding sequence ATGACCCCTGTCCTCCGCTTCATCAACCGCACCAGCCTGGTGACCCAGATCGTCATCGGCCTGATCGCCGGTATTGCCCTGGCCCTGCTTGCGCCTGCCATCGCCCGTGACATGGCCTTCCTCGGCAAGGTATTCGTCAGCGCCCTCAAGGCGGTGGCTCCTGTGCTGGTATTCATCCTCGTCATGGCCTCGATCGCCAACCACCGCCACGGCCAGGAAACCCATATTCGGCCGATTCTCTGGCTGTACCTGCTGGGTACCTTCGGCGCCGCGGTAGTCGCCGTGGTCGCCAGCATGCTGTTCCCGTCGACCCTGGCACTGAGCGCCAGCGAGGCCACGCTGAGCGCCCCGGGCGGCATCGGCGAAGTGCTGCAGAACCTGCTGCTGAGCGCGGTCGACAACCCGATCAACGCCCTGCTCAATGCCAACTTCATCGGCGTGCTGACCTGGGCCATCGGCCTGGGCGTGGCCCTGCGCCACGCTGGCGAAACCACCCGCAACGTGGTCGAGGACCTGTCCACTGGCGTGACCCTGATCGTACGCGTGGTCATCCGCTTCGCCCCGCTGGGCATCTTTGGCCTGGTCAGCGCCACCCTCGCCCAGTCGGGCCTGGACGCCCTGCTCGGCTACCTGCACCTGCTGGCGGTGCTGATCGGCTGCATGCTGTTCGTGGCGCTGGTGATGAACCCGCTGATCGTGTTCTGGAAGATTCGCCGCAACCCCTTCCCGCTGACCCTGTTGTGCCTGCGCGAAAGCGGTATCACCGCGTTCTTCACGCGCAGCTCGGCAGCCAACATCCCGGTCAACCTGGCCCTGTCGGAACGCCTTGGCCTGCATGAAGACACCTATTCGGTGTCGATCCCGCTGGGCGCTACCATCAACATGGCCGGTGCTGCCATCACCATTACCGTGCTGACCCTGGCGGCGGTGCATACCCTGGGGATCGTGGTGGACATGCCGACCGCGGTGCTGCTCAGCGTGGTGGCTGCAATCTGTGCCTGCGGTGCATCGGGGGTGGCGGGCGGCTCGCTGTTGCTGATTCCGCTGGCGGCCAGCCTGTTTGGCATCCCCAGCGAGATTGCCATGCAAGTGGTGGCGGTGGGCTTCATCATCGGCGTGCTGCAGGATTCGGCCGAGACGGCACTGAACTCTTCGACCGATGTGCTGTTCACCGCGGCGGCGTGCCAGGCTGAAGAGCGGCGCAACGCTTGA
- the nhaR gene encoding transcriptional activator NhaR produces the protein MLNYRQLHYFWAVAKTGSIARASEQLNLTPQTISGQISLFEQTYGLELFQRVGRQLELTETGRQTLVYAEQMFQLGSELEAMLRAGPQEQILFRVGVADVVPKSIVYRLLAPTMELDDVLRINCREDKLERLLADLAIQRLDLVISDSPMPSHLDIKGYSQKLGECGLSFFATPALARQHAGPFPGCLQDAPLLIPGQETVVRSRLLRWLGEQQVQPRIVGEFDDSALMQAFGQSGSGIFVAPSVIAEEVCRQYGVQLIGQTEAVHESFYAISVERKVKHPGIVAITEGARRELFHW, from the coding sequence ATGCTCAACTACCGGCAGTTGCACTACTTCTGGGCCGTGGCCAAGACCGGCAGCATCGCCCGCGCCAGCGAACAGCTGAACCTGACGCCGCAAACCATCAGCGGGCAGATCAGCCTGTTCGAACAGACCTATGGTCTGGAACTGTTCCAGCGCGTCGGGCGCCAGCTGGAACTGACCGAAACCGGGCGCCAGACGCTGGTCTATGCCGAGCAGATGTTCCAGCTGGGTAGCGAGCTGGAGGCGATGTTGCGGGCCGGCCCGCAGGAGCAGATCCTGTTTCGCGTCGGCGTCGCGGACGTGGTGCCCAAGTCCATCGTCTACCGCCTGCTGGCGCCGACCATGGAGCTCGACGATGTGCTGCGCATCAATTGCCGCGAAGACAAGCTTGAACGGTTGCTGGCCGACCTGGCGATCCAGCGCCTGGACCTGGTCATCTCCGACAGCCCCATGCCCAGCCACCTGGATATCAAGGGCTACAGCCAGAAGCTGGGCGAGTGCGGGCTGAGCTTTTTCGCCACCCCGGCCTTGGCCCGACAGCATGCCGGGCCCTTCCCCGGCTGCTTGCAGGATGCGCCCTTGCTGATCCCCGGCCAGGAGACCGTGGTACGCAGCCGCTTGCTGCGCTGGCTGGGCGAGCAGCAGGTGCAGCCGCGGATCGTCGGCGAATTCGACGACAGTGCGCTGATGCAGGCGTTCGGGCAATCGGGCAGCGGCATCTTCGTCGCGCCCAGCGTGATCGCCGAGGAGGTGTGCCGCCAGTACGGTGTGCAACTGATCGGGCAGACCGAGGCCGTACACGAGTCGTTCTATGCCATTTCCGTGGAGCGCAAGGTCAAGCACCCGGGAATTGTGGCGATTACCGAGGGGGCGCGGCGGGAGTTGTTTCATTGGTAA
- a CDS encoding TerC family protein, which produces MEYLLELVASPTAWVALATLVAMEVVLGIDNLIFISILTNKLPVEYRSKARRIGISMALVMRLALLSTVAWIVQLTDPVFEVFGNAFSWKDVILIAGGLFLLWKATKEIHENVDPHGAKEEAKVSSTVTLGFAAAIFQILLLDIVFSVDSIITAVGMTEHLPIMIIAVITAVIVMMVAADPLANFINDNPTVVMLALGFLIMIGMTLIAEGFGAHVPKGYVYAAMAFSTAIEILNILARRARLKREAAQG; this is translated from the coding sequence ATGGAATACTTGCTGGAACTCGTCGCTAGCCCTACTGCCTGGGTTGCCTTGGCTACGCTGGTGGCCATGGAAGTTGTACTGGGCATCGACAACCTGATCTTCATCTCCATCCTGACCAACAAGCTGCCGGTGGAGTATCGCTCCAAGGCTCGCCGTATCGGTATCAGCATGGCCCTGGTCATGCGCCTGGCCTTGCTCAGCACGGTAGCCTGGATCGTCCAGTTGACCGACCCGGTGTTCGAAGTGTTCGGCAACGCCTTCTCCTGGAAGGACGTGATCCTGATCGCCGGTGGCCTGTTCCTGCTGTGGAAGGCGACCAAGGAAATCCACGAAAACGTCGACCCGCACGGTGCCAAGGAAGAAGCCAAGGTTTCCTCGACGGTTACCCTGGGCTTTGCCGCGGCGATCTTCCAGATCCTGTTGCTGGACATCGTCTTCTCGGTCGACAGCATCATCACCGCCGTGGGCATGACCGAGCACCTGCCGATCATGATCATTGCCGTGATCACCGCGGTGATCGTCATGATGGTGGCCGCCGACCCGCTGGCCAACTTCATCAACGACAACCCGACCGTGGTGATGCTGGCCCTTGGTTTCCTGATCATGATCGGCATGACGCTGATTGCCGAAGGTTTCGGCGCCCATGTACCGAAGGGTTATGTGTATGCGGCCATGGCGTTCTCGACGGCGATCGAGATCCTCAACATCCTCGCCCGTCGGGCGCGGTTGAAGCGCGAGGCGGCGCAAGGGTGA
- a CDS encoding peptidase C39 family protein translates to MEQDSFKSAITASRRLLLACLMAASLAGCAGTPPASLNSLPQRVEISSVPFYRGNANHSGAMALAAVLSQQGAPIPPGLLDQPLNLPQGADALDSSIPRVARDYGMVVYPLDKQLDALLIQVAAGNPVLLRYEDGAAWWGEPRYAVLIGYDRYKQRVLLRSGMHRRQLMAFDDFASAWARQGSWAVLVQPPRQLPAQVDRQRWLQAADELARAGQEIAAKQAVNSLGK, encoded by the coding sequence ATGGAGCAAGATTCCTTCAAGTCGGCAATCACCGCCTCGCGCCGGTTGCTGCTGGCCTGCCTGATGGCAGCCAGCCTGGCCGGCTGTGCCGGTACGCCACCTGCAAGCCTCAATAGCCTGCCGCAGCGGGTCGAAATCAGCAGCGTGCCGTTCTACCGGGGCAACGCCAACCACAGTGGCGCCATGGCCCTGGCGGCGGTCCTGTCGCAGCAGGGCGCGCCCATCCCCCCGGGGCTGCTGGACCAGCCGTTGAACCTGCCCCAGGGCGCCGACGCGCTGGACAGCAGTATCCCTCGGGTGGCGCGTGACTACGGCATGGTGGTGTATCCGCTGGACAAGCAGCTGGACGCGCTGCTGATCCAGGTGGCGGCGGGCAACCCGGTATTGTTGCGTTATGAGGATGGCGCGGCCTGGTGGGGTGAGCCACGTTATGCCGTACTGATTGGCTATGACCGCTACAAGCAACGGGTGCTGTTGCGCTCGGGCATGCACCGGCGACAACTGATGGCGTTCGATGATTTTGCCTCGGCATGGGCCAGGCAGGGGAGTTGGGCGGTGCTGGTGCAGCCACCGCGGCAACTGCCGGCCCAGGTCGACCGCCAGCGCTGGTTGCAGGCTGCCGATGAACTCGCCCGTGCGGGGCAGGAGATTGCGGCGAAACAGGCCGTCAACAGCCTGGGCAAATAG
- a CDS encoding NAD(P)/FAD-dependent oxidoreductase has translation MANTPYPQSYYAASANPVPPRPALQGEVETDVCIIGAGYTGLSSALFLLENGFKVSIVEAAKVGFGASGRNGGQIVNSYSRDIDVIERTVGPKQAQLLGQMAFEGGRIIRERVAKYNIQCDLKDGGVFAALTSKQMGHLESQKRLWERFGHNQLELMDQKRIREVVACDNYVGGMLDMSGGHIHPLNLALGEAAAVESLGGIIYEQTPAVRIERGANPVVHTPQGKVRAKFIIVAGNAYLGNLVPELASKSMPCGTQVITTEPLGEELARTLLPQDYCVEDCNYLLDYYRLTSDKRLIFGGGVVYGARDPANIEAIIRPKMLKAFPQLKNVKIDYAWTGNFLLTLSRLPQVGRIGDNIYYSQGCSGHGVTYTHLAGKVLAEAMRGQAERFDAFAGLPHYPFPGGQMLRVPFSALGAWYYSLRDRLGF, from the coding sequence ATGGCAAACACCCCCTACCCCCAGTCCTACTACGCCGCCTCGGCCAACCCGGTGCCGCCACGTCCGGCGCTGCAGGGTGAGGTGGAAACCGATGTGTGCATCATCGGCGCCGGCTATACCGGCCTGTCCAGCGCCCTGTTCCTGCTGGAGAACGGCTTCAAGGTCAGCATCGTCGAAGCAGCCAAGGTCGGCTTCGGCGCGTCAGGCCGTAACGGTGGCCAGATCGTCAACAGCTACAGCCGTGACATCGATGTGATCGAACGCACGGTCGGCCCCAAGCAGGCGCAACTGCTGGGCCAGATGGCCTTCGAAGGCGGGCGCATCATTCGTGAGCGCGTGGCCAAGTACAACATTCAGTGCGACCTGAAGGACGGTGGCGTGTTCGCTGCCCTCACCAGCAAGCAGATGGGCCACCTGGAGTCGCAAAAACGCCTGTGGGAACGCTTTGGCCACAATCAGCTGGAGCTGATGGACCAGAAGCGTATCCGCGAAGTGGTTGCCTGCGACAACTACGTGGGCGGCATGCTGGACATGAGCGGTGGCCACATTCACCCGCTGAACCTGGCCCTGGGCGAGGCGGCGGCGGTCGAGTCGCTGGGCGGCATCATCTATGAGCAAACCCCGGCCGTACGCATCGAGCGTGGTGCCAACCCGGTGGTGCACACCCCGCAGGGCAAGGTCCGCGCCAAGTTCATCATCGTTGCCGGCAACGCCTACCTGGGCAACCTGGTACCGGAGCTGGCCAGCAAATCCATGCCATGCGGCACCCAGGTGATCACCACCGAGCCGCTGGGCGAGGAACTGGCGCGCACCCTGCTGCCGCAGGACTACTGCGTCGAGGACTGCAACTACCTGCTCGACTACTACCGCCTGACCAGTGACAAGCGCCTGATCTTCGGCGGTGGCGTGGTATATGGCGCGCGTGACCCGGCCAACATCGAGGCGATCATCCGTCCGAAGATGCTCAAGGCCTTCCCGCAGCTGAAGAACGTGAAGATCGACTACGCCTGGACCGGCAACTTCCTGCTGACCCTGTCGCGCCTGCCTCAGGTCGGCCGTATCGGCGACAACATCTACTACTCGCAGGGCTGCTCGGGCCACGGGGTGACCTATACCCACCTGGCAGGCAAGGTGCTGGCCGAGGCCATGCGTGGCCAGGCCGAGCGCTTCGATGCCTTCGCCGGCCTGCCGCATTACCCGTTCCCGGGCGGGCAGATGCTGCGTGTGCCGTTCAGCGCCCTGGGGGCCTGGTACTACAGCCTGCGCGATCGCCTGGGCTTCTGA
- a CDS encoding SPOR domain-containing protein has translation MRKLAVVMALFALAGCENEVEGVHKQVAEHLHNPKTAKFGNVRIDTQGTICGQVRGKDDAGQYEPYRSYVAIKRDGQYEIIVDDSGNNLRIREMCGGADLQRRAEALAGQPAPQGWDVEVIQGANMGALSDMTARLIEKGIPSSVEYRNGKPVVLMGPFPTREEAEARKAEVMAKLGTDSVVIQHGAAR, from the coding sequence GTGCGCAAACTGGCTGTGGTAATGGCACTGTTCGCCCTGGCGGGCTGTGAAAACGAAGTCGAAGGCGTGCACAAGCAAGTGGCCGAACACCTGCACAACCCAAAGACTGCCAAGTTCGGCAACGTGCGGATCGACACCCAGGGCACCATCTGTGGCCAGGTGCGTGGCAAGGACGATGCCGGGCAGTACGAGCCCTACCGCAGCTATGTGGCGATCAAGCGTGATGGCCAGTACGAAATCATCGTCGATGACAGCGGCAACAACCTGCGCATCCGCGAGATGTGTGGCGGCGCCGACCTGCAGCGCCGCGCCGAGGCCCTGGCTGGCCAGCCGGCCCCGCAAGGCTGGGACGTGGAAGTGATCCAGGGCGCCAACATGGGCGCGCTCAGCGACATGACCGCACGCCTGATCGAGAAGGGCATTCCGTCCTCGGTGGAGTACCGCAACGGCAAGCCCGTGGTGCTGATGGGGCCTTTCCCGACCCGTGAGGAAGCCGAAGCCCGCAAGGCCGAGGTCATGGCCAAGCTGGGTACCGACTCGGTCGTGATCCAGCACGGCGCCGCTCGCTGA